The genomic DNA TTTAAATGGAACCATAATTTCTGGAGTTGTAAATGTGTAATAGCTTTTCATTCCTTTCACAGGTTGCCCGATGTTAAAAGGTTTATTCTTCTTCGGCATCGCATGAACATTGTGAAGTAATGGGTCACTATTTCTAATTTCAATTTTTTGTCCAACCATCACCCCAAAAACATGAGGATGATACCAACAACCCTGCTGATCAAGGACAACAGGTTCATCCGGTGGGTTATACTTTCCCTTCACTCCTTCCTTAACATAAACAAAAACCCATTTCAAAGTTCCATTCTGATTGACAACAATATCTTCGGCTTGAACTTGTTTCCCACCATGGATTGCATCACATTGTCTGTCAGCCTTCATACTTATTAACCTCGGCTTCGGCGCCTCTCCAGCAAATTTTACAACCCCCTTAATCGTTGCATTTTGTGCGAAGGCATGAAAAGATAAGAGGATTGAAAATCCGATATAGATTGCTTTTTTGATCATTTGCTTTCAAGGTTTTGTTTTTAATTAGGACAAAATTCGTCTTAATTTAATACATTAAAAAGTAAAAGTCAAGTTTTAAAGATTAATTTTTCAATTCCATCGCCCAACCCAATGCTCAAAAATTTCTTGAAAAAGAGGTTAATTTTAAATAGATTTTAAACAAACACAAAAATGAAGCAACATCTTAATGATACTCGTAATACCATCTATCAAAATAAAACATGGAAAGTGCGCTTGTTTAATTCAAAGTTTGCCCGAATTCCCAAAAGTTTATCCAGATGATCCAATTAAAGTCGCTAAGATTTGGAGGAAAGAAAACGCACGGGCATTGTGTTTAATTGATGTGGATGGCGAAATATCGGGTAGACCACAAAATTTTGAAATAATTGAAAAAGTTGCCAACGAAGTTGACATCCCTGTTATAGTAAGCGGTGGATTTAGAACATATGAAGATGTTAAACAAGCAATTGACTCGGGAATCTTAAGAGTTATCCTTGATCCAGAAACAGTTAATGATTTAAAACTTTTAAAAGAACTTGTCAATGAATTCACTTCAAAGCGAATTTCTTTAAAGATAGTAGATGAATCTGATGGAAAGAGCGAAAATTCGCACGCAATTGAGAACTCTTTAAAGGTCAAAGAATCTGGAATTGAACGAATTGTTTACAAAAATGTCTTTGAAGATGAAAATGTTAATTTCATTGGGCTTAAAAATTTCGTTTTAAAAATAAATCTAAAAATAACAGTTGAAGGAGAACTCAACAGTTATTATGAACTTAAAAAACTTTCTGATTTTGAAAAATGGGGGGTTGACTCTATTATAATGGGGAAATCGCTCTATTATAACAAATTTCCATGCCAGCGACTTTGGAGAATTGTTGAAAATGAGATAGATTTTAAATAAAAACAAAAATTGGTAAAGATGAAGAAGCCTTTTTTGGAAAGGTTACTTGATGATAGACCGATAATCTGCGATGGAGCAATGGGTACAATGCTTGATCTCTATGAATACCCAGAACAGCCAAGATGTATACATAACCTGCTCAACCCCGATATAGTTGCAAGAATTCACCGTGAATATATTGAAGCTGGTGCGGAAATAATTGAAACAAATACATTTGATGCGAATAGATTTCGTCTTGAATTTTATCACCTTCAGGATAAAATTAAAGAAATTAACAGAGCTGGGGTTGAAATAGCGAAATCCGTCGCCGGTGATGATGTCTATGTTGCTGGGTCAATTGGTCCAACTGGAAAATTAATTGAGCCACTTGGAAAAATAAAAATTCAACAAGTTAAGGATGTAATTAAAGAGCAGGCGGAAATTTTAATTTCAGAAGGGGTTGATTTAATAATTCTTGAGACATTTGTTAGTTTAAACGAACTTGATGCAGCAATTGAAGCTGTTAAAGAAATATCTGACAAAATTCCACTAATTGCGCAAAAAACATTTCCAGAAGATGGTGCAATACTTGCGACTGATTTTCCAATAGAGGTTGTAAAGCATATAAAGGGAAAAGGTGTAACTGTCGTCGGCTCAAATTGCACTGTTGGACCACAAAGGATGTTTTCAATAATTAAATCAATGTATCAAGATGATGTGATTCTTTCAGCTCAACCCGCCGCTGGAATTCCAACGCTTGTTGATGGTAGGTCTGTTTATCACGCAAGTCCAGAATATCTTGCAACATATGCAAAACAACTTGTTGAAGCAGGTGTTAAGATAATTGGCGCCTGCTGTGGTTCAACACCTTCGCATATAAGAGCAATAGCAAACGCAGTAAAAGATTTAAGGCTTAAAAAACCAAAAATTGAAATCAAGGTAAAAGAACAAGGACAGATTGAAACACAACAAGAAAGAGGTTCAAAAGCTGAAGTAGTCGTATTGGAAGCCGAAAGTTCAAACTTTGCTAAAAAAATTGGGAAAAAATTTTTAACAACAGTTGAACTTGATATACCACGCGGACTTGACATAAGTTCTGTGATTGAAGGTGCAAAGTATTTGAAGGAAAATGATATTGATGCAGTAAATATAACTGATGGAGCAAGGGCAAGATTTAGAATGGACCCCGTTGCAATATCTCATCTTGTTCAAACGAAAACTGGAATTGAGACCATAACACATATCACATGCAGGGATAGAAACCTTATTGGATTACAAGGACTCCTTCTCGGAGCGTGGGCTCTTGGGGTCAAAAACATACTTGCGATAACAGGTGATCCGACAAAAATTGGTGATTTCCCACAGGCGACAACAGTTGGAGATGTTGATTCAATTGGACTTATAAAAATTTTGAGGAATATGAATCATGGTCTTGATGCAGTGGGGAACACAATTGGTGAGCCGACTCATTTTTTGATTGCTTGTGCAGCAAACCCAACAGCACAAAATCTTGATTATGAAATTTCACGACTTGAAAAAAAAGTTGAAGCGGGTGCTCAAATTGTCTTCACCCAACCTTTATATGAAATCCAAACACTTGAACTGTTCATTAAAAAGATTGAACATCTTAAAATTCCTGTAATGCTTGGGGTTCTACCCCTTAGAAGCTACAAACATGCTGAATTCCTTCACAATGAGGTCCCAGGAATAAACATTCCCGCCTGGGTTCGTGAGAAACTTTTCCTTGCCCGTGATGACGCAGGTAAAGTTGGAATTGAAATTGCATCACAATTCTTAAAAGAAGCAAAGCCACTTGTTCAAGGTGTATATCTTCTCCCGCCCTTCAAAAAATATCATATAGCAATTGAAATACTTCAAAAAATCTAAAACAAACTTGAAATAGAAATGCTACCTGTAGAAATAATACGCAAAAAAAGGGATGGTAAAAAATTAACAAAAGATGAAATATCGCTTTTCATCAACGGGTATTTAAACGGAACAATACCGGATTATCAAATGTCGGCTTTCCTAATGGCGATATATTTTCAAGGTATGGATTTTGAAGAGACAATATGTCTTACAGAGATAATGTTAAATTCTGGGCATGTTGTTGATCTATCAGATATTCCAGGAATTAAAGTTGATAAGCATTCAACAGGTGGTGTTGGGGATAAGGTTTCCTTAATCCTTGCGCCAATCGTTGCCTCAGCCGGCGTCCCGGTACCAATGATCTCGGGTCGTGGACTCGGTCATACGGGTGGAACACTTGATAAACTTGAATCAATCCCGGGTTTCAAAACAAATCTTTCCATTGAGGAGTATAAAAAAGTTATTTCAGAGATTGGAGTTGTAATGATTGGGCAAACATCGGAGATTGCACCTGCGGATAAGAAAATTTACGCTCTTCGCGATGTAACAGCAACTGTTGAATCAATTCCTTTGATTTCAGCAAGTATAATGAGCAAAAAACTTGCTGAGGGAATTGATGCTCTCGTCCTTGATGTCAAAACTGGACAAGGTGCTTTCATGAGTGAATATGAAAAATCACTTCAACTTGCACAAACCCTTTTTACTATTGGGAAAAATTTCGGTAAGAAAGTCATCGCTTTTATCACAGATATGAATCAACCACTTGGATACGCTGTTGGAAATTGGCTTGAAGTTGTTGAATCTGTCCAATGCCTTCGGGGTCTAAATGTTCCAGATTTAATGCATTTAACCTATGTTCTTGCTGGAGCAATGATCATGCTTGGAGGGAAAGCGAACTCAATAGAGGAAGGGATGAAAATTGCGCAAAAAGTTGTCCTTTCGGGAGAAGCATATGAAAAATTTATTAAACTCGTGGAAAAACAAGGCGGAGATGTAAGCTATATTGAAAACCTTGAAAAATATCCGTTGCCAAAACATTCAATTGAAGTTAAAAGTATCTTTGACGGCTATGTTTATGAAATTGATGCTTTAGAAGTTGGAATAGTATCCGTCATGCTTGGTGCCGGAAGGACAAAGGTTGATGATGTAATTGACCCAAAAGCAGGAATTGTTCTAAAGAAAAAAGTCGGTGATAAAGTTGAAGCTGGTGAACCACTTGCCATTTTCTACACGGACAAAGATGATGTTATAAAAATTGCCAAAGAGCGACTTTCAAAAGCGTTTAAAATTAAGCCTGAAAAACCAGAATTACCTAAATTGATAAAAACAATAATTGATAACGAAGGCATAAGGGATTGGAAATAAAAAAGGGCAGGCATATGCCTGCCCTTTTGACGCTTTACAGAATCATTTAATCAAAACCATTTTCTTCGTTGCAACAAAATCGTCAGCTGTCAATCTGTAGAAGTAAATTCCGCTCGCAAGCCCAGATGCATTAAACTCAACTGTATGTACACCCGCTCTCATATATTCATCCTTCAAAACAGCAATTTTCTCGCCGAGAGCATTAAACACCTCAAGTTTAACCTTTGCATCTCTTGGCAAAGCAAAACCAATTTTGGTCGTTGGGTTGAAAGGATTCGGATAGTTTTGATATAGTTCAAATCTGACTGGAACATCTGGGGTTGTAAATTCTACACCTGTTATCTTGCTTATTGAAAGTTGCAACAATCTCACAACATATTTAGGATTATGAACACCATGGCTTTTATCCTCAACGACATAACGATAGTTCCAATATGCTTGTTTCAATCTAACTGAATCAGGATCAGTTCTGATCTGCTGCCAATCAACTGTTGGTTGCCCCTTGGGTGGCAACGCCATTGCAAGTTTTTCAATTAAACCGTCAACTTCCTTCATAAATGGCTCAACTGTTCCATCCATATCATAATCATAAGACGCGATTATATCATCAAACTTTGTAATTCCAGTATGGCATTTTACGCAACCAGTGATGTTATCATATTCCTGACCATCTGGGGCAACATATTTCATTTTCCATGTATGCATCCCGATTTTATCCCTTGCAACATGACCAGTATCTGGAGTTGCAGACATATGGCAACCAACGCAAGCATTTTCAACAAGACGATGTCCAATACTGCTTGGTAAAGTTTCACCCCAAGTATATCCATTCTGACCAAGATAGACATCTCCAGCACCCGCATGGTGTGGTCCCCAAACAGAGCTGAGGTTTGTAGTGACATATGTTAAAGCATTCCTGCGATACTTGTGACAATTGATGCAAAGCTTGCCTTTTCCAAGATCAATCTGTGAATAATTGAATCCATTTGCAAGCGTATCCGCTGAGGCTGGAGCCTCTCTTAATTCCATTGAATGTGGATCATGGCAAGTCTGGCAAGTTATTGATGTATGTTGAATTCTGCTATAACCCGATGCTGCTCTGTTATCAAATGATTCATTTTTAACAAAACTCACAAAGGCTGCGCCATCATGACAACGAACACAAGCATTAAGGTTATATTGCCCTGGTTGAATTGGTCCTGCGGGAGAGGTTCTAAATGTATTTGACCAAACTGCCTCAGCATGACCTGAGTATTCCCACTGGACATAGCGGTTATGCCTCCAGGGTTCATTATGGCATTGAGCACAAACTTCTGCACTCATAGTCTTTGGCTGAGTCCCTGCTCCATAGTGAGATGGATTCTTCGGACCATGGCAATTTTCACATCCAATAGTTGCAACTAAACTTAAAGCCTTCTTATCGGTTGTTAACAACGAATCAAATAAACCAGCTCTTGGCGGTTTCCATTGATTCCAATCAAAACCAAGCTGTCTTGCTACATCGTCGTAACCCCCATTATTTGCCATCAGATTATATCCAGTTGTATGACATCTTCCGCACCTTGCCGGATCCCAGTAAGGGGCAAGCTGTCCATTCATACCACGTTCAAAAATAGTCGCGTGATCTGATGATTTCCACTTTGAATAAATTTCCGGTGTAACGCTCTTATGACAAGTTGCACAATTTAAACTTGAACTCCCAATCTCTTTCCAATCAACCCCTGTGTAATTTGCAGCTATGATTGTAATTGTGGTATCATCAACGCCATTAACAACAAGCTTAATTTGATATGTCCCAGCCAAATCAGGGATAAATGAAACTAATTGAGCATTTGTGCTACTTAAAACCGCATTTGAACCTGCTGGTTTATCAACAATTGACCACTCATAGCTTGTAGCGGGCTTAAAAGCTGTATCACCCGAGACATCATAACCATTAAGCCACACAACCGTGCCAGTTCCAACAACCGACAAACCAGAAGATATACTATCAAGATTCGCAATCCCCATTCCTTCTAATTCATGTGGTGACATTCCTTTAATTTTGATATAAGCCTTTTGGGCAAAAAGAGATGAGCTGAAAACTAAAAGCAAAAGCAATAAAGTTGTTACTTTCGCTTTCATCTTTACACCTGAATTTAGTTTTTCTATATGTGCGTAACATTTGAAGGCAATTTTTATGCCAGATAAAAAACCTTAAAATTCACTAATCTTTAAAGCCCCTATGTTCAAAATAGTCACGATTTATTTTCAAATCAATGTCTCGTTTTTCAACATTTTAATTATTTTTCAATTTTTGCTTTTTCCCCCATTCTTTGAAGCATAATCTCTTTCCACTCTAAAAAATCCCCCTGAACTATGTGTTTTCTTGCTTCACCGACAAGCCAGATATAGAAGGCGAGGTTATGTATTGAGGCAAGTTGAAGGGCGAGAATTTCATCAGCGTTAAAAAGATGGCGAAGGTATGCCTTTGTAAAATTCCTGCAGGTATAGCAGTTACACTCTGGGTCTACGGGGGTGAAATCTTCTTTATAAATTGCATTTTTTATGCTAAATTTCCCATTCCTTGTGTATAATGTGGCATTTCTTCCATTTCGTGTTGGTATCACACAATCAAACATATCAATTCCTCGTGAAATTGATTCAAGTATATTTTCGGGAGTTCCAACCCCCATAAGATATCTTGGTTTATTTTGAGGTAAAAGAGATGCAGTAAATTCTGTTATCTGGTACATTATTTCAACTGGCTCACCAACCGCAAGCCCGCCTATGGCATAACCATCAAATTCAAGCTTTAGAAGTTCTTCAACGCTTTTAGCTCTTATCTCTGGGTAGATACTTCCTTGAACGATTCCAAAGATTGCCTGGCTATGCCCATAAAGTGGCTCTGTATTATCAAATTTTTCCCTTGCTCTTTTAGCCCATTCAATTGTCAATTGATTTGACTTAAAAGCGTAATCATAATCACATGGATAAGGTGTGCACTCATCAAGGCACATCATTATGTCCGAGCCAAGTATTCGTTGAATTTCAACAACGCTTTCAGGAGTGAAAAAATGATATGAGCCATCAATATGCGATTGAAATTTCACACCATCTTTTGATATTTTTCTAAATTGAGCTAAACTAAAAATTTGAAAACCGCCGCTGTCTGTTAAAATTCCCCTATCCCAGCTTATAAATTTGTGTAACCCCCCAGCCTTGTAAATAATATCAATTCCGGGTCTTAAGTAAAGATGGTATGTATTTCCAAGAATTATCCGAGCCCCAATTTCAATAAGTTCCCTCTGTTCAACTGCTTTAACGGTACCCTGTGTTCCAACAGGCATGAAAACTGGCGTTTCAATAACACCGTGATCGGTATAAATAAGTCCAGCACGAGCCGATGTTTTTGTATCAACAGCTACAAGCTCAAATCTGAACACTTTAAACCTTTGACCACAATTATTTTTATGCTTCTTCTTCTGTTACCTGGTGAAGCTCACTTGCAACTTCTTCCTCATCAAGGTCAACTGTTATATCTTTCATCAGGTCATTTATCAACCAATTTGCTATCATATATCCAACCGCGAGTCCAACGCCAAGAGCGGTCAAGCTGGCAAGTATGATTTTAACTTCTTTTTTCATTTTTCATCCAAGTTTTGTTTTTAAAATTTTATCCTGCTGTTATAATTTCATGAATTTTACCGTCAACTATTTTCACGATTCTATCTGCTCTTTCAGCGAGCTTTTCATTATGAGTTGCGATGATAAAGGTTTGCCCATGTTTTTTATTTAATTCAACTATTAAATCATGAAGCGCTTCTGCATTTTGACTATCAAGGTTCCCAGACGGTTCATCTGCAAGAATTATCTCAGGAGAATTCATCAACGCTCTTGCAACCGCGACCCTTTGCTGTTCCCCGCCCGATAGTTCCGATGGCTTATGTTCTATTCTGTCTGCAAGTCCAACTTCTTTGAGAAGTTCATATGCCCTATCTTTAGCCTCATCAAAACTTTTACCTGCTATCATTGCTGGCATTGCGACATTTTCAATTGCGGTAAACTCCGGCAAGAGGTGATGAAATTGAAATACAAAACCAATTTTTCTGTTTCTGAACTTAGCAAGTTCAACATCGCTCATTTGAAAAACATCAACTCCATCAACATAAACTTTGCCCTCGCTTGGTCTGTCAAGTGTACCAAGAATGTGAAGAAGTGTGCTTTTCCCAGCACCCGAAGCCCCAACTATAGCAACTATTTCTCCTCTTTTAACTTCAAGATCTATACCTTTTAAAACATGAAGTTTAACATTTCTCCCAAGCCAAAAAATTTTATGTATGTTTTCCGCCCTCAAAACTATATTCTTCAAATCCAGCCCACAGTTATATTTTGTCATTTCACAGCTAAAACTTCACTCAAATCACACTTCATTATATTTTCAACGATCCTGCCTCCAAATTCGCTTGTCTTCACTTCAATTGCTCCTTCCATCTGCCGTGCAAAGTCATAAGTTACATATTTTTGTTTTATCGTTTCCTGCATACCATACTCAATCAACTTAGCAGCTTCTTTCCACCCGATATATTCAAACATCATAACACCGGAAAGAATAACAGAACCCGGGTTAACTTTATCAAGCCCTGCATATTTTGGAGCGGTGCCATGCGTTGCTTCAAAAACAGCATAAAAATCACTTATGTTCCCACCTGGTGCAATCCCAAGTCCTCCTACAAGAGCAGCTGCAGCATCAGAAAGGTAATCACCATTAAGATTTGGAGTCGCTATAACATCATACTCACTTGGTCTTGTGATCAACTGCTGAAACATATTATCAGCAATCCTATCCTTGATAACTATTTTGCTATCTGGTTGCTTCCCGCCATAATCTTTGGTGAGTTCTTCCTCCGTTATAACATACTCTCTGAATTCCTCAAGCGCAACCTGATATCCCCACTCACGAAAAGCACCTTCGGTAAACTTCATTATATTTCCTTTATGAACAAGGGTAACACTTCTTCTCCCATTTTCAATTGCATACTTTATCGCTTTACGAACAAGTCGTTTTGAACCAAATTCCGACATAGGTTTAACACCAATCCCGGAATCTTTTCTAACCTTAAATCCAAACTCCTTTTCAAGTATGTCTATCATCTTCAACGCCTCTGGTGAGCCCATCTTCCACTCAATTCCTGCATAAACATCTTCAGTATTTTCTCTGAAAATAACGACATCAACATCTTGTGGTCTTTTCATTGGGCTTGGAACCCCTTCATAATATTTAACTGGTCTAACACATGCGTAGAGATCAAGAACTTGCCTCAAAGTAACATTTAAACTTCTTATACCACCGCCAACAGGAGTTGTTAAAGGACCTTTAATTGCAATTATGTGCTCTTTTATCGCCTCAAGCGTATCATCTGGGAGCCACACTTCACGACCATATACCTTATTCGCTTTCTCTCCCGCATAAATTTCAAACCAAACAACTTTTCTTTTCCCATTGTACGCCTTCTCAACCGCAGCATCAAATACCATCTTTGCAGCTCTCCATATGTCAGGTCCAGTTCCATCGCCTTCAATAAATGGGATTATCGGGTTATCCGGGACATGTAACTTTCCGTCTTTAACGGTTATTTTTTCTCCTTCTGAAGGTGGAACTAATTTTTCATATGCCATATTCCATTCCTCCTGTTAAATTATTTGGGTTTTAGGTTCGTTTATCTTTTGTCTTATTAAATTCGCATACCTTTCAATTTCCCCCTTGGCGTATCTTTTAACAACAGGTTTAAATTTTAAACCATCACCCGAATACCTTGGGATCACATGAAAATGAGCGTGGAAGATTCTCTGACCTGCAACGAAACCATTATTTGAAAGTATGTTAAAACCCTCAGGTTTTGGCTCAACCGACTCCATAATTGCTTGCGCAATAATCCTAAGTGCTCTTAAAAGATGCGAATAAATCCCCTCTGGCAAAGACAAAAAATTCTCATAATGTTCCTTTGGGATCACAAGTGCATGACCTAAATTAACTGGATTGATATCAAGAATTGAAATCACATGGCTGTCCTCGTAAAGAATCTCTGCCTTCTCTAAACCTTTAATAATTTTGCAAAATACACAATTTTCTCGCAGTTTTGACTCCATAATTTTCCTCAAAACATTTCTTCCAGGAAAAAACTTTGACTGAAAAATCCAGAAAGTTATGTAACGGAAAACTTTTTTCATCATACTAAATTTAATCAAACTATGAGTAAATAACAATCATGCAACCCAAACCCAAACTTAATCTCAACAATTTTGCTTTTGCAATATGCGTGAGTTAAATTTTATTAAAAACTTCACCTGATGGAACAGCCAAAGGTAAGCGTGATCATCCTGAACTGGAACACAAAACATTTCCTTGAAAGATTCCTTCCAACAGTCATTAAAACAGATTATAAAAACCTTGAAATAATTGTTGCAGATAACGGCTCAACGGATGGGAGCGCTGATTTCGTCAGGGAAAATTTTAAAGAAGTAAAACTTATAACTTTTGATAAAAATTACGGCTTCTGCAGTGGCTATAACAAAGCAATTGAATTTGCAAAAGGTGACTACATAGTCCTGTTAAACTCAGATATTGAGGTAACTCCCAACTGGATAAATCCAATCATAAATTTCATGGAAGAAAATAGAGATGTCTTTGCATGTCAACCCAAACTTTTATCTTACTTTGAGAGAAATAAATTTGAATATGCTGGCGCATGCGGTGGTTTCATTGATAAATTTGGATATCCGTTCTGCCGTGGTAGGATTTTCAACTTCTGCGAAGAGGATACAGGTCAATACGATGAAATAAAGCAAGTTTTCTGGGCAACGGGCGCATGTATGGTGATAAGGAAAAAATTTCTTGACGAGGTTGGTTCCCTTGATGATGACTTTTTTGCACATATGGAGGAAATTGATCTGTGCTGGCGTGCCAATCTTCACGGATATAAAATTTTTTGCATCCCTCAAAGCGTAGTCTATCACATCGGCGGTGGAACTCTACCGAAAACAAACCCTCAAAAGACATTCCTAAATTACAGAAACAGTTTGATAATGCTTGAAAAAAATTTACACCTTATTGATGCGCTTTTTGTCATCCCAGTGCGATTGCTTTTTGATCTAATATCCGCCATCATTTACTTAATTAAAGGAAACCTTGGAGATTTCATTGCGGTGCTTAAAGCACATATGGTCTTCTGGCTTAAACAACCAAAATGGATAAAGAAAAGAATCAAAACCCAAAAAAACATTAAAAGAAAAAAGATAAACTCTAACATCATCTTCAAGAAAAGCATTGTGATTGAGCACTTCATTTTCGGTAAGAAACGATTTTCTGAATTGAAATTTTAAAAGTAAATTCCCCCCAAGATAGTTCTTTTTCTCGCCCCTGTAACTGAAGTTATATTTATAGGATTTCCACTTATTGTTTCATTTGCGAAAACGGCAAAACATATCGCTTCTTTTGCATCCGAAGAGACGCCGAATTCATCGCTTAATCGGACGGGAACTCGGAAATGTCTTTCAAGCGAATTAAGCATAAACTTATTTTTCGCGCCACCTCCACTTACGATTAACTCATCAACTTCAGCATATGGTTTGACAAATAATTCATAATTTTTAAATATCGCATAGGTTGTAAATTCAGTCGCGGTTGCAACCATATCTTCCGGTGCAAGTGAAAGTTCCTGACCCCATTTCAAAATTTGATTTACAAACAATGAACCGAATTCTTCACGTCCTGTTGATTTAGGTGGCTTTTTTGTAATAAATGGATGCTCCATCATTTTATCAAGCAGATCTTTTGAAATCCTCCCACTTTGAGCGATTTCACCATTCTCATCATACTCACGATCAAAAAATATCTTAACAAGAGCATCAACAACCATATTTCCAGGTCCTGTATCAAAAGCGATTACATCTTCAACATCACAATTTTTCTTCAAAACGGTGAAGTTTGCAATTCCACCGATGTTAAGAACTAATCTATTTAGCTCATCTGATGCAAAGACAAGATAGTCAAAATAGGGAACAAGCGGAGCCCCCTCACCGCATAGCGCCATGTCTCCAACCCTGAAATTTCCAACGGTTGGAACGCCGGTAAGTTTAGCTATAACCCCGGGCTCTCCAATTTGAAGAGTTGATTTAATCCTATAACCAAACATCTCAATCTCAATCGGTAAATGCTGAATAGTTTGACCATGTGAGCCGATAAGATCAACATCTGAAATCTTCATTCCAAGTTCATCAAGGGTTTTAAAAATTGAATCTGCATAAACACGAGCGATTAAAAAATTTAATCTGCAAATTTCATCAACCCTGCTTGCTTCGGGTTGTGAATTTTTTAAAATTAATTTTTTTAACTTTTCATCAAACGGGAATGTCCTCCATCCAATTGTCCTCACCTTCGTTTGTTTTCCGCTGTTAAAAACCTCAACCACTGCAACATCAACTCCATCCGCCGATGTCCCAGACATCAAACCGACAACTATCTTTGGATTTTTTTCTTTTAATCTCATCAATTTGTCAAGCATCTCAACAAGATTATTTTTAGTATTCTGCAAATTCAACTTTAACCCTTTTAGGGATTAAACCCTTTTCAAATCCCATATCAAGAAACAACTGCACTGCTTTTCTGCCTTCCTCGCCGTAATCAAGCGTTAACTCGTTCACATACATTCCAATAAATTTATCTGCAAGATTATCATCCATACCCCTCGCAAATTTCAAAGCATATTTAAGTGCCTCATTTCTATTTTCAATTGAATATTTTATGCTCTCATATACATATTTTGAAATCTCTCTGATTAATTGCCCTCCAAGTTCCCTCTTAATGGCATTTCCACCTAAGGGAAGTGGCAAAGCTGTTTGTTTATACCACCATTCTCCAAAATCAATTATCTTAACAAGTCCAGAGTTTGAATATGTCAACTGCCCCTCGTGAATTAAAAGTCCCGCATCAACTTCACCATTTAAAATAGCATCTATGATTTTGTCAAATTGAATTACCTTATATTTAACTTCTGGCT from Candidatus Kryptobacter tengchongensis includes the following:
- a CDS encoding isocitrate dehydrogenase (NADP); the protein is MAYEKLVPPSEGEKITVKDGKLHVPDNPIIPFIEGDGTGPDIWRAAKMVFDAAVEKAYNGKRKVVWFEIYAGEKANKVYGREVWLPDDTLEAIKEHIIAIKGPLTTPVGGGIRSLNVTLRQVLDLYACVRPVKYYEGVPSPMKRPQDVDVVIFRENTEDVYAGIEWKMGSPEALKMIDILEKEFGFKVRKDSGIGVKPMSEFGSKRLVRKAIKYAIENGRRSVTLVHKGNIMKFTEGAFREWGYQVALEEFREYVITEEELTKDYGGKQPDSKIVIKDRIADNMFQQLITRPSEYDVIATPNLNGDYLSDAAAALVGGLGIAPGGNISDFYAVFEATHGTAPKYAGLDKVNPGSVILSGVMMFEYIGWKEAAKLIEYGMQETIKQKYVTYDFARQMEGAIEVKTSEFGGRIVENIMKCDLSEVLAVK
- a CDS encoding queuine tRNA-ribosyltransferase, with amino-acid sequence MFRFELVAVDTKTSARAGLIYTDHGVIETPVFMPVGTQGTVKAVEQRELIEIGARIILGNTYHLYLRPGIDIIYKAGGLHKFISWDRGILTDSGGFQIFSLAQFRKISKDGVKFQSHIDGSYHFFTPESVVEIQRILGSDIMMCLDECTPYPCDYDYAFKSNQLTIEWAKRAREKFDNTEPLYGHSQAIFGIVQGSIYPEIRAKSVEELLKLEFDGYAIGGLAVGEPVEIMYQITEFTASLLPQNKPRYLMGVGTPENILESISRGIDMFDCVIPTRNGRNATLYTRNGKFSIKNAIYKEDFTPVDPECNCYTCRNFTKAYLRHLFNADEILALQLASIHNLAFYIWLVGEARKHIVQGDFLEWKEIMLQRMGEKAKIEK
- a CDS encoding Por secretion system C-terminal sorting domain-containing protein, with the protein product MKAKVTTLLLLLLVFSSSLFAQKAYIKIKGMSPHELEGMGIANLDSISSGLSVVGTGTVVWLNGYDVSGDTAFKPATSYEWSIVDKPAGSNAVLSSTNAQLVSFIPDLAGTYQIKLVVNGVDDTTITIIAANYTGVDWKEIGSSSLNCATCHKSVTPEIYSKWKSSDHATIFERGMNGQLAPYWDPARCGRCHTTGYNLMANNGGYDDVARQLGFDWNQWKPPRAGLFDSLLTTDKKALSLVATIGCENCHGPKNPSHYGAGTQPKTMSAEVCAQCHNEPWRHNRYVQWEYSGHAEAVWSNTFRTSPAGPIQPGQYNLNACVRCHDGAAFVSFVKNESFDNRAASGYSRIQHTSITCQTCHDPHSMELREAPASADTLANGFNYSQIDLGKGKLCINCHKYRRNALTYVTTNLSSVWGPHHAGAGDVYLGQNGYTWGETLPSSIGHRLVENACVGCHMSATPDTGHVARDKIGMHTWKMKYVAPDGQEYDNITGCVKCHTGITKFDDIIASYDYDMDGTVEPFMKEVDGLIEKLAMALPPKGQPTVDWQQIRTDPDSVRLKQAYWNYRYVVEDKSHGVHNPKYVVRLLQLSISKITGVEFTTPDVPVRFELYQNYPNPFNPTTKIGFALPRDAKVKLEVFNALGEKIAVLKDEYMRAGVHTVEFNASGLASGIYFYRLTADDFVATKKMVLIK
- a CDS encoding lipoprotein-releasing system ATP-binding protein; amino-acid sequence: MTKYNCGLDLKNIVLRAENIHKIFWLGRNVKLHVLKGIDLEVKRGEIVAIVGASGAGKSTLLHILGTLDRPSEGKVYVDGVDVFQMSDVELAKFRNRKIGFVFQFHHLLPEFTAIENVAMPAMIAGKSFDEAKDRAYELLKEVGLADRIEHKPSELSGGEQQRVAVARALMNSPEIILADEPSGNLDSQNAEALHDLIVELNKKHGQTFIIATHNEKLAERADRIVKIVDGKIHEIITAG
- a CDS encoding histidine triad (HIT) family protein; translation: MESKLRENCVFCKIIKGLEKAEILYEDSHVISILDINPVNLGHALVIPKEHYENFLSLPEGIYSHLLRALRIIAQAIMESVEPKPEGFNILSNNGFVAGQRIFHAHFHVIPRYSGDGLKFKPVVKRYAKGEIERYANLIRQKINEPKTQII